In Polyangiaceae bacterium, a genomic segment contains:
- a CDS encoding SDR family NAD(P)-dependent oxidoreductase produces the protein MSLMEGKVAVITGAGGGIGAATAELLAKEGAKVVVNDLGGPRDGSGSDASAADEVVARIRESGGEAVADAHSVATPSGAQGILDSALQAFGRVDVWINNAGILRDKTLLKLEESDWDAVIDVHLKGSFLCTQVAARQLRAQGGGGSIINTTSVSGMLGNFGQTNYSAAKAGIYGLTRTASIELQRFEIRVNAVAPIAKTRMTEDLPMFAKVDSMTPDHVAPVHLFLGSDLSREVTGQVLTVAGGKLAVYKVVESPGRFKEGSDGIWEASEIAEHFASITKL, from the coding sequence ATGTCGTTGATGGAAGGCAAGGTCGCGGTGATCACGGGTGCAGGCGGTGGCATTGGAGCCGCCACTGCAGAGCTCCTGGCCAAGGAAGGCGCCAAGGTCGTCGTGAACGACCTGGGTGGCCCGCGCGATGGTTCTGGCAGCGACGCGAGCGCCGCAGATGAGGTCGTCGCACGCATTCGTGAGAGTGGAGGTGAAGCGGTCGCAGACGCTCACAGCGTCGCGACGCCGAGCGGTGCCCAGGGGATCTTGGACAGCGCCCTCCAGGCGTTCGGGCGGGTCGATGTCTGGATCAACAACGCCGGTATCCTGCGGGACAAGACGCTACTCAAGCTGGAGGAGAGCGACTGGGACGCCGTGATCGACGTGCACCTGAAGGGTAGCTTCTTGTGCACGCAAGTTGCCGCACGGCAACTGCGGGCCCAGGGTGGTGGCGGGAGCATCATCAACACCACCAGCGTCTCGGGTATGTTGGGCAACTTTGGACAGACGAACTACTCGGCGGCAAAGGCTGGCATCTACGGGTTGACGCGCACGGCGTCGATCGAACTCCAGCGCTTCGAGATCCGAGTGAACGCGGTTGCACCGATCGCCAAGACGCGCATGACGGAAGACCTGCCCATGTTCGCGAAGGTGGACAGCATGACGCCGGACCACGTGGCGCCCGTGCACTTGTTCCTCGGGAGCGACTTGAGCCGGGAGGTGACGGGTCAAGTGCTGACCGTTGCCGGTGGCAAGCTCGCCGTCTACAAAGTCGTGGAGAGCCCCGGGCGGTTCAAAGAGGGCTCCGACGGGATCTGGGAAGCCTCCGAAATCGCCGAGCATTTCGCGTCGATTACGAAGCTGTGA
- a CDS encoding TonB family protein → MKREAYPTSVIAIPLGLWVAAAIVAHMVWAGSAEVGNKVIEQQLDVGLFADRVGGYFGSGSGANELEVSLLEIPREDPTPAKDDDQTPEDEAEPKEKSQEKPKDNPEVPLPDDPEKPKPPPPEPEKKVVEKKKPEEKKAPEEEKQKPQQLPDPKNRVAVQQHQEQDEEDNPDAEFIAEKARKVAEQTQARITSTDKNDPEPNPGATHSSAADNPGNAEESVVKQSEDSPGEMAQAPNDKATTPKPGEEASATPRVAGSGRDDLVHKQKADPEQKEGRDKGKEDSESKAKAASAGQEEEKGSKAVDGSPDLMTSPDGSDPVAPGRKAKKAKKGHKARKKRLPPPRRKNRLLGFGAGGKTKDGINLNLQQDSALDVMGRGELARLRKLDGERRRSKHRGTWKAVGLERWKSAIENYVAKVKPGNQTALNTARVPFARYLNEIHNRLHPVFADSFLASLSRLPNDHPMNRPDLRTNLEIIVSRTDGRLVDMGVTRSSGVTAFDVAALEAVKRASPFGAPPSAIVSPDGNVYLHWEFYRDPWYACSTYFARPFILKAAPGSKPPSVQPPKFGPREEGPGRTGSLWLPEELLMPDEPWLPLELEPPQEHASRD, encoded by the coding sequence ATGAAGCGCGAGGCCTATCCCACATCAGTCATCGCCATCCCTTTGGGGCTATGGGTGGCTGCGGCGATCGTGGCCCACATGGTCTGGGCTGGCTCGGCGGAGGTCGGGAACAAGGTCATTGAGCAGCAGCTCGATGTGGGGCTCTTCGCCGATCGCGTCGGGGGCTACTTCGGCTCGGGCAGCGGAGCAAATGAGCTTGAGGTCTCCCTGCTAGAGATCCCCAGGGAGGATCCCACACCAGCGAAGGACGACGACCAGACCCCGGAAGATGAAGCCGAGCCGAAAGAGAAGAGCCAGGAGAAGCCGAAGGACAACCCCGAGGTGCCCTTGCCCGACGATCCGGAGAAGCCCAAGCCGCCACCTCCGGAGCCTGAGAAGAAGGTCGTCGAGAAGAAGAAGCCGGAAGAGAAGAAGGCTCCTGAAGAGGAGAAGCAGAAGCCCCAGCAGCTTCCGGATCCGAAGAATCGGGTGGCTGTCCAGCAGCACCAAGAGCAGGACGAAGAGGACAACCCCGACGCCGAGTTCATCGCTGAAAAGGCGCGCAAGGTTGCGGAGCAAACCCAGGCTCGCATCACCTCGACGGATAAGAACGATCCGGAACCCAACCCGGGAGCGACGCACTCCAGCGCCGCAGACAACCCCGGTAACGCCGAAGAGTCCGTCGTAAAGCAGTCGGAGGATTCCCCTGGGGAAATGGCCCAGGCGCCCAACGACAAGGCCACCACACCGAAGCCCGGTGAAGAAGCCAGCGCCACTCCACGCGTCGCGGGCAGCGGACGCGACGATCTGGTGCACAAGCAGAAGGCCGACCCGGAGCAGAAGGAAGGACGCGACAAGGGCAAGGAAGACTCCGAGAGCAAGGCCAAGGCCGCCTCCGCCGGTCAAGAAGAGGAAAAAGGCTCCAAGGCCGTGGATGGCTCACCGGACCTCATGACGTCTCCCGACGGAAGCGATCCGGTCGCGCCAGGTCGCAAAGCCAAGAAGGCGAAAAAGGGACACAAGGCCCGCAAGAAGCGTCTTCCCCCTCCGCGCCGGAAGAACCGACTGCTCGGCTTCGGCGCCGGCGGGAAGACGAAAGACGGGATCAACTTGAACCTGCAGCAGGACTCAGCGCTGGACGTGATGGGCCGAGGTGAGCTCGCACGCCTTCGCAAGCTCGACGGCGAGCGGCGGCGCAGCAAACACCGCGGTACCTGGAAGGCGGTGGGCCTCGAACGCTGGAAGAGCGCCATCGAGAACTACGTTGCGAAGGTCAAGCCGGGTAACCAGACAGCGCTGAACACGGCTCGCGTGCCCTTCGCGCGCTACCTCAACGAGATCCACAATCGGCTGCACCCGGTGTTCGCTGATTCGTTCCTGGCGTCGTTGTCTCGACTCCCGAACGATCACCCGATGAACCGCCCCGATTTGCGCACGAACCTCGAGATCATCGTGAGTCGTACCGACGGGCGACTGGTGGACATGGGCGTCACGCGCTCGAGCGGCGTAACGGCGTTCGACGTCGCCGCACTGGAAGCCGTGAAGCGAGCGTCTCCATTCGGAGCGCCCCCAAGCGCGATCGTTTCCCCCGATGGCAACGTGTACCTGCACTGGGAGTTCTATCGAGACCCCTGGTACGCGTGCTCCACCTACTTCGCGCGCCCCTTCATCTTGAAGGCCGCTCCGGGGAGCAAGCCCCCAAGTGTGCAGCCGCCCAAGTTCGGCCCGCGCGAAGAGGGGCCTGGGCGCACTGGTTCCTTGTGGCTGCCTGAAGAGCTGCTCATGCCCGATGAGCCGTGGTTGCCCCTCGAGCTCGAGCCGCCCCAAGAGCACGCTTCTCGCGACTGA
- a CDS encoding cytochrome c produces MSTLRVLASRAPRCVARCGFAAALLLLGALGSGCRHKEKTPVERGQGIFIRTCAGCHGTDGRGGTTRTGFATPPKDLTDPALHSRLGRDGIKHTIEVGNGDMPAFGALMAPEDIDALVAYIESIKR; encoded by the coding sequence ATGAGCACGCTGCGAGTTCTGGCATCCAGGGCTCCGCGATGTGTTGCTCGCTGCGGCTTCGCCGCTGCGCTGTTGCTGTTGGGGGCGCTGGGGAGTGGTTGCCGCCACAAGGAGAAGACGCCGGTCGAGCGCGGGCAGGGGATCTTCATTCGCACCTGTGCTGGCTGCCACGGCACCGATGGTCGCGGGGGCACGACGCGAACGGGGTTCGCCACGCCGCCGAAGGACCTGACGGATCCAGCCCTCCACAGCCGCCTGGGACGCGACGGCATCAAACACACGATTGAGGTTGGCAACGGCGACATGCCCGCCTTTGGCGCGCTGATGGCTCCAGAGGACATCGACGCGCTGGTTGCCTATATCGAGAGCATCAAGCGCTAG
- a CDS encoding DUF423 domain-containing protein has product MTWLKLSGILGFLAVAAGAFGAHGLRNRVAANLLDAYQTGAHYHLVHAVALLALALYARSAQVSIQLPALCWTAGIVLFSGSLYAMALSGVTKLGIITPFGGLAFLAGWIGLLWLR; this is encoded by the coding sequence ATGACCTGGCTGAAACTCTCAGGAATTCTTGGTTTTCTCGCCGTGGCTGCGGGTGCGTTCGGCGCTCACGGCCTGCGCAATCGCGTGGCGGCGAATCTGCTCGACGCCTACCAAACCGGCGCCCACTACCACCTGGTCCACGCAGTGGCGCTGCTGGCGCTGGCTCTGTACGCCCGGAGTGCACAGGTATCGATTCAGCTCCCCGCGCTCTGCTGGACCGCGGGCATCGTGTTGTTTTCCGGGTCGCTCTACGCGATGGCGCTGAGCGGCGTCACCAAGCTGGGGATCATCACGCCGTTCGGAGGGCTCGCCTTCCTGGCTGGCTGGATT
- the cyoE gene encoding protoheme IX farnesyltransferase — translation MRAPTTATLNQLREASAHQAAAVEIRLADSALVDAGVKAQLKALVELTKPGVTRLVMVTALCGALAAPAEIQWLKVLVALFGTVLVVASANALNMFLERDVDAKMTRTATRPLPSGRISPELAFRFGLGLAAVGLPLLTFAVNPASGLLAALALVSYVAIYTPLKRASDFALHVGAVPGALPPVIGYAAVTGSVGKEALLLFAILLVWQLPHFAAITIFRRSEYARAGLKVIAVQRGVAGAKRFIIFHSLMLLLVSLAPTVLGVAGWSYFAIAAVAGLLFVALGLHGAGFFGRRVADDDRWAKVLFFSSMPYLVVLYAALVISISA, via the coding sequence ATGCGAGCGCCCACTACAGCGACCCTCAATCAGCTCCGCGAAGCGTCCGCACATCAAGCGGCGGCCGTCGAGATCCGTCTCGCGGATTCCGCTTTGGTCGACGCGGGGGTGAAGGCGCAGCTCAAGGCGCTGGTCGAGCTGACCAAGCCTGGTGTTACCCGCCTGGTCATGGTGACGGCACTCTGCGGCGCGTTGGCGGCACCGGCGGAGATCCAGTGGTTGAAGGTGCTGGTCGCGCTGTTCGGGACAGTGCTCGTCGTTGCTTCAGCGAACGCCCTGAACATGTTCCTCGAGCGGGACGTCGACGCGAAGATGACCCGTACCGCGACGCGTCCGCTGCCTAGCGGCCGCATCTCGCCGGAGCTGGCGTTCCGCTTTGGTCTCGGTCTAGCCGCCGTCGGCCTGCCGTTGCTCACCTTCGCGGTGAACCCCGCTAGCGGCTTGCTCGCTGCGTTGGCGCTGGTGAGCTACGTCGCGATCTACACGCCGCTCAAGCGCGCAAGCGACTTTGCTCTGCACGTCGGCGCGGTGCCGGGTGCCCTCCCCCCCGTGATCGGCTATGCGGCGGTGACCGGTTCCGTCGGGAAAGAAGCGCTGCTGCTGTTCGCCATTCTCTTGGTCTGGCAGCTGCCGCATTTCGCAGCCATCACCATCTTCCGCCGTTCTGAATATGCGCGCGCCGGGTTGAAGGTGATCGCCGTCCAACGCGGAGTCGCTGGCGCCAAGCGCTTCATCATCTTTCATTCCTTGATGCTGCTCCTCGTGAGCCTCGCACCTACGGTGTTGGGTGTTGCCGGCTGGTCCTACTTCGCCATCGCTGCCGTCGCGGGTCTGTTGTTCGTAGCGCTGGGCTTGCACGGCGCAGGCTTCTTTGGCCGCCGCGTCGCGGACGATGATCGCTGGGCAAAGGTGCTCTTCTTCTCCTCGATGCCTTACCTGGTCGTGCTCTACGCGGCGCTGGTGATCAGCATCAGCGCTTGA
- a CDS encoding thymidine phosphorylase: MTPVELIIKKRDGKEHPPEEIQSLINGYLKGEVADYQMSAWLMAAFLRGLSDKETVTLTQAMLRSGDVLELSSVKATKVDKHSTGGVGDKISICLAPLVAACGVAVPMISGRGLGHTGGTLDKLEAIAGYRVDLDTKRFEKTVREVGTSMIGQTEHLAPADRRIYALRDVTGTVECIPLIVASILSKKLAEGIDGLVLDVKVGRGAFMKDLDSARHLAKALVRVGRGAGKQVVALLTDMSAPIGNTIGNSLETREAIEILHGAGPADTLELTLALGAEMLVLGGACKRTSEARKLLDGAIKNGAGRKTFAAMIKAHGGDARVVEEPDRLPVAKHRIAVTAEKTGFIHACDPLELGLSALELGAGRKRKEDTIDPAVGIELVKNRGDQIKTGDTLCWLHVQRPKDAAALTARVRAAYTVKRGAPLPTPLVLERLSK; this comes from the coding sequence ATGACGCCGGTCGAGCTGATCATCAAGAAGCGGGATGGCAAAGAGCATCCCCCGGAAGAAATCCAGTCGCTGATCAACGGCTACCTGAAGGGTGAAGTCGCGGACTACCAGATGAGCGCCTGGCTCATGGCAGCGTTCCTACGGGGCTTGAGCGACAAGGAAACAGTGACGCTCACTCAAGCGATGCTGCGCTCCGGCGACGTGCTCGAACTATCGAGCGTGAAGGCGACCAAGGTCGACAAGCACTCCACGGGCGGCGTTGGAGACAAGATCAGCATCTGCCTCGCGCCGTTGGTCGCGGCCTGCGGGGTCGCTGTCCCCATGATTTCCGGGCGGGGGTTAGGTCATACCGGTGGCACTCTGGACAAGCTCGAAGCGATTGCTGGGTATCGAGTCGATCTCGACACGAAGCGCTTCGAAAAGACGGTGCGCGAAGTCGGCACGTCGATGATCGGACAAACGGAGCACCTAGCCCCGGCTGATCGCCGCATCTACGCGCTGCGCGATGTGACGGGCACCGTCGAGTGCATTCCGTTGATCGTCGCCAGCATCCTTTCAAAGAAGCTCGCGGAAGGCATCGATGGACTGGTCCTCGACGTCAAGGTCGGCCGTGGCGCCTTCATGAAGGATCTTGATTCCGCGCGGCACTTAGCCAAGGCCCTAGTGCGGGTCGGCCGCGGAGCTGGCAAGCAAGTCGTAGCGCTGCTGACCGATATGTCCGCGCCGATTGGCAACACGATTGGCAACTCCCTGGAGACCCGCGAGGCGATCGAGATCCTCCACGGCGCCGGTCCGGCCGATACGCTAGAACTCACCCTGGCCCTAGGCGCCGAGATGCTGGTGCTTGGTGGTGCTTGCAAGCGCACTTCAGAGGCGCGAAAGCTACTCGATGGCGCGATCAAGAACGGCGCTGGTCGAAAGACCTTCGCTGCGATGATCAAGGCTCACGGAGGCGACGCTCGCGTCGTCGAAGAGCCGGACCGCCTGCCCGTAGCGAAGCACCGCATCGCCGTGACCGCCGAAAAGACGGGCTTCATCCATGCGTGTGACCCGCTCGAACTAGGCTTGAGTGCGCTTGAGCTTGGCGCGGGACGCAAACGCAAAGAGGACACCATCGACCCCGCTGTGGGCATCGAGCTCGTGAAGAACCGGGGGGATCAAATCAAAACGGGAGACACGCTTTGCTGGCTCCACGTTCAACGCCCGAAGGACGCCGCGGCCCTCACTGCGCGGGTGCGCGCAGCGTACACGGTGAAACGTGGCGCGCCTCTGCCTACCCCACTCGTGCTCGAGCGACTTAGCAAGTGA